A region from the Benincasa hispida cultivar B227 chromosome 12, ASM972705v1, whole genome shotgun sequence genome encodes:
- the LOC120092667 gene encoding splicing factor U2af large subunit B yields MSTYSCSKQYSRRSKKQTPSNSNDESAARTRPLSFEDIMLRRKNKGSAATVEVGATGSHSRRESIDKHSIDNRASERHVRHSKGSSLDVQNLSFEESAKDSSRRKKEETLLKDNMVVRSDRNNYESGLSLMSKLKYDKNGKDKRQKYGQENLGWEKIDQSSRIDIDTETGKRHSRDTAGKDRREDHDRGKFERESKRKSQNGDDDRNRDKYNAKRHDHGKHHDLENRERKEAKVSLTSHYEDSRLKRRRKRSPDRESRHRRSVSLSPRPHKHSTKLTRQKELPLESHVKKSGRWRSDSDRTGDFSNTSNSQYRRHSGSTSGLGGYSPRKRRTESAVKTPSPVQSPEKKNEVLDLPPTEKVGLFSGSVTSNFQPPNPTVSLGISNDQSGGTLFSSAMGKSLSGVSSNNIAMKTKVSLDLIQLTQATRPMRRLYIENLPHSASEKAIIDCLNGFLTSSGVNHIEGTQPCISCIIHKDRGQALVEFLTPEDASAALSFDGSDFSGSILKIRRPKDYIEIVTGDLDKSVQVVNKISDVVEDSPNKIIVAGISNRISPKMLRDIVTAFGRLKAYHFEMNDDLNEPCAFLEYVDESVVSKACAGLNGMKIGGEILKVFPAVRFASTEHHGCQPCYGIPEHVKPLLQQSSVVLKVNNVFNADVLPVLSESDIDEVLEDIRFECARFGTVKSLNFVKPCNGCISAEEEYKKISDVTDVEVKHEIQENSTMVISRNSNDLEDNNPNLDNCPNDTNQKQGNRHQDEGVEGKFCQMGNDNASCFEVGCENASERIPQEISEQRRSPEIELQNAKAEIIETDETGSDKKLVCPDDSSMVVADNEKKALNGLDPMVRTGSGAFEKSEKKDPGNNVESLFVLGSVFVEFGRMEAACMAAHSLHGRIYDGQEISIEYIPHDLYRKRFPK; encoded by the exons ATGAGCACGTATAGTTGCTCAAAACAATACAGTAGAAGGAGTAAAAAGCAGACCCCGAGCAACTCTAATGATGAAAGTGCTGCTCGGACTAGGCCTCTCAGCTTTGAAGATATTATGCTTAGAAGGAAGAATAAAGGGTCAGCTGCTACTGTTGAGGTGGGTGCCACTGGTAGCCACTCAAGAAGGGAAAGCATAGATAAGCACAGTATTGATAATCGTGCATCTGAAAGGCATGTTCGTCACAGTAAAGGATCTTCTCTTGATGTGCAAAATCTCTCATTTGAGGAATCAGCCAAAGATAGTtcaagaaggaaaaaagaggAGACATTGTTGAAGGACAATATGGTGGTTAGGAGTGATAGAAATAATTATGAATCTGGATTGTCACTGATGAGTAAACTTAAATATGACAAGAATGGAAAGGATAAAAGACAGAAATATGGCCAGGAAAATCTTGGTTGGGAAAAAATTGACCAGAGTTCTAGAATTGATATTGATACTGAAACTGGAAAGAGGCATTCAAGAGATACAGCTGGCAAGGATAGACGTGAAGATCATGATAGGGggaaatttgaaagagaaagtaagagaaaatctcaaaatggTGATGATGACAGGAACAGAGACAAGTACAATGCAAAGAGACATGACCATGGTAAACATCATGACCtagaaaatagagaaagaaaGGAAGCTAAAGTATCATTAACTTCACATTATGAAGATTCTAGATTGAAAAGAAGACGGAAAAGAAGCCCAGATCGTGAAAGTAGACATAGAAGATCTGTTTCACTTTCTCCAAGGCCGCACAAGCACTCAACTAAGTTAACTAGGCAGAAGGAGTTGCCATTAGAGTCTCATGTAAAGAAGTCTGGAAGATGGCGTTCTGATAGTGATAGAACAGGGGATTTTAGCAACACTTCCAATAGCCAATACCGGCGACATTCTGGGTCAACAAGTGGGCTTGGTGGCTATTCACCTAGAAAGAGAAGAACTGAATCTGCTGTCAAGACTCCTTCACCTGTTCAATCAccagagaagaaaaatgaagtgtTGGATCTTCCTCCAACGGAAAAGGTTGGATTATTTTCTGGCTCGGTTACTTCCAACTTCCAGCCACCAAATCCTACTGTTTCCTTGGGCATTAGTAATGATCAATCTGGTGGTACACTCTTTTCTTCTGCTATGGGGAAATCTTTATCAGGGGTTTCTTCAAATAATATAGCAATGAAGACAAAGGTTTCTCTTGATTTGATTCAGCTGACCCAAGCTACTCGGCCAATGAGGAGGCTTTATATTGAAAACTTACCACATTCTGCATCTGAGAAAGCAATCATTGATTGCCTGAATGGTTTTCTTACATCTTCAGGCGTTAATCACATCGAAGGAACCCAACCATGTATTAGTTGTATT ATACACAAAGATAGGGGGCAAGCTCTTGTCGAATTTCTTACACCTGAGGATGCTTCAGCAGCTCTTTCATTTGATGGAAGTGACTTCTCTGGCTCCATTCTAAAGATTCGGCGACCAAAAGATTATATCGAAATTGTA ACTGGTGACCTGGACAAGTCGGTGCAGGTAGTAAATAAAATCAGTGATGTTGTCGAGGACTCACCAAATAAG ATTATTGTTGCTGGGATCTCAAATAGAATATCAcccaaaatg CTTAGGGATATTGTTACTGCATTTGGACGTTTGAAGGCCTATCACTTTGAGATGAACGATGATCTTAATGAACCTTGTGCCTTTTTGGAG TACGTCGACGAATCAGTTGTGTCCAAAGCTTGTGCTGGTCTGAATGGTATGAAGATTGGAGGGGAAATACTAAAAGTGTTTCCGGCAGTTCGTTTTGCATCAACG GAACATCATGGATGTCAACCATGTTATGGGATCCCAGAGCATGTAAAACCTCTTCTTCAACAGTCATCAGTAGTGTTAAAAGTTAATAATGTG TTTAATGCAGATGTCCTCCCAGTACTCTCTGAGTCGGACATTGACGAAGTTCTTGAAGATATTCGGTTTGAATGTGCTAG GTTTGGGACAGTTAAATCCTTGAATTTTGTAAAGCCATGCAATGGATGTATCAGTGCTGAAGAAGAATACAAGAAAATTAGTGATGTCACTGACGTGGAGGTCAAACATGAGATTCAGGAAAACAGCACAATGGTGATTTCAAGAAATAGTAATGATCTTGAAGATAACAACCCTAACCTTGATAATTGCCCCAATGATACCAATCAGAAGCAGGGTAATAGACATCAAGACGAAGGTGTGGAGGGCAAATTCTGTCAAATGGGTAACGATAATGCTTCATGTTTTGAAGTAGGTTGTGAGAATGCTTCAGAAAGAATCCCTCAAGAAATCTCTGAACAGCGACGCAGCCCAGAAATTGAACTTCAGAATGCAAAAGCTGAAATAATTGAAACTGATGAAACTGGCTCGGATAAGAAATTGGTGTGTCCAGATGATTCATCTATGGTGGTGGCTGATAATGAGAAGAAAGCTCTAAATGGATTGGACCCCATGGTGAGAACAGGTTCGGGTGCATTTGAGAAAAGCGAAAAGAAGGATCCTGGTAATAATGTGGAGAGTTTATTTGTGTTGGGGAGTGTCTTTGTTGAGTTTGGTAGAATGGAAGCCGCGTGTATGGCTGCACATTCTTTACATGGTAGGATTTATGATGGACAAGAGATTAGCATTGAGTACATTCCCCATGATCTCTACCGGAAGAGGTTTCCTAAATGA
- the LOC120092532 gene encoding glycine-rich cell wall structural protein isoform X5: MASGFKRVALLSLLCFHVIVYSNNVVAKEDGKEEKFLFFGKSGGLGGGFGGGGGGGFGGGGGFGGGGGAGGGGGFGGGSGGGFGGGHGIGGGIGGGGGAGGGFGKGGGIGGGFGKGGGIGGGVGGGAGGGGGLGGGIGKGGGLGGGAGGGFGKGGGAGGGFGKGGGLGGGIGKGGGLGGGVGGGAGGGFGKGGGLGGGVGGGAGGGFGKGGGLGGGIGKGGGLGGGAGGGQGVGGGIGKGGGLGGGAGGGFGKGGGLGGGIGKGGGLGGGVGGGAGGGFGKGGGLGGGIGKGGGLGGGAGGGFGKGGGLGGGAGGGFGKGGGIGKGGGLGGGAGGGFGKGGGAGGGFGKGGGFGGGAGGGAGGGFGKGGGGGGGFGGGFGKGFGGGIGGGSGGGFGGGFGGGGGAGGGFGGGGGFGGGGGGGIGHH, translated from the exons ATGGCAAGTGGCTTCAAGCGAGTGGCTTTGTTATCTTTGTTGTGTTTTCATGTTATTGTCTACTCCAACAATGTGGTTGCCAAGGAAGATGGAAAGGAAGAAAAGTTTCTCTTCTTTGGGAAGAGTGGTGGACTAGGGGGTGGATTTGGTGGTGGAGGAGGTGGTGGATTTGGTGGAGGAGGTGGTTTTGGAGGAGGTGGTGGTGCCGGTGGCGGTGGAGGTTTTGGAGGTGGAAGTGGTGGAGGATTTGGAGGGGGACATGGAATTGGTGGTGGCATAGGAGGTGGAGGTGGAGCTGGTGGTGGATTTGGTAAAGGTGGCGGAATTGGTGGTGGATTTGGTAAGGGTGGCGGAATTGGTGGTGGAGTCGGAGGAGGCGCTGGCGGTGGCGGTGGACTAGGTGGTGGCATTGGAAAAGGTGGAGGCCTAGGAGGTGGTGCTGGAGGTGGGTTTGGTAAAGGTGGTGGTGCTGGTGGAGGGTTTGGAAAGGGTGGCGGACTCGGTGGTGGCATTGGAAAAGGTGGAGGCTTAGGTGGCGGAGTTGGAGGTGGTGCTGGTGGAGGGTTTGGTAAAGGTGGAGGCCTAGGTGGTGGAGTAGGAGGTGGTGCTGGTGGAGGGTTTGGAAAAGGTGGCGGACTTGGTGGTGGCATTGGGAAAGGTGGAGGCCTAGGTGGTGGTGCTGGTggagg acagggggtTGGTGGCGGCATTGGAAAAGGAGGAGGCTTAGGTGGTGGTGCTGGTGGAGGGTTTGGCAAAGGTGGCGGGCTTGGTGGCGGCATTGGAAAAGGTGGAGGCTTAGGTGGTGGAGTAGGAGGTGGTGCTGGTGGAGGGTTTGGTAAGGGCGGCGGACTTGGCGGTGGCATTGGAAAGGGTGGAGGCTTAGGTGGTGGTGCTGGTGGAGGATTCGGTAAGGGTGGAGGGCTTGGTGGTGGTGCTGGAGGAGGGTTTGGTAAAGGCGGTGGAATTGGCAAAGGTGGAGGACTTGGTGGTGGTGCTGGAGGAGGATTTGGTAAGGGTGGTGGAGCTGGAGGAGGGTTCGGTAAAGGCGGCGGATTTGGTGGTGGAGCAGGAGGTGGTGCTGGTGGCGGCTTTGGAAAAGGTGGAGGTGGAGGTGGAGGCTTCGGTGGTGGCTTTGGAAAAGGTTTTGGAGGAGGAATAGGTGGTGGCTCAGGTGGTGGATTTGGAGGCGGGTTCGGTGGTGGTGGCGGTGCCGGAGGGGGCTTTGGTGGTGGCGGCGGCTTTGGTGGAGGTGGTGGCGGCGGAATTGGACACCACTAA
- the LOC120092532 gene encoding glycine-rich cell wall structural protein isoform X4 — MASGFKRVALLSLLCFHVIVYSNNVVAKEDGKEEKFLFFGKSGGLGGGFGGGGGGGFGGGGGFGGGGGAGGGGGFGGGSGGGFGGGHGIGGGIGGGGGAGGGFGKGGGIGGGFGKGGGIGGGVGGGAGGGGGLGGGIGKGGGLGGGAGGGFGKGGGLGGGIGKGGGLGGGAGGGFGKGGGLGGGIGKGGGLGGGVGGGAGGGFGKGGGLGGGIGKGGGLGGGAGGGFGKGGGLGGGAGGGFGKGGGIGKGGGLGGGAGGGFGKGGGAGGGFGKGGGFGGGAGGGAGGGFGKGGGGGGGFGGGFGKGFGGGIGGGSGGGFGGGFGGGGGAGGGFGGGGGFGGGGGGGIGHH; from the exons ATGGCAAGTGGCTTCAAGCGAGTGGCTTTGTTATCTTTGTTGTGTTTTCATGTTATTGTCTACTCCAACAATGTGGTTGCCAAGGAAGATGGAAAGGAAGAAAAGTTTCTCTTCTTTGGGAAGAGTGGTGGACTAGGGGGTGGATTTGGTGGTGGAGGAGGTGGTGGATTTGGTGGAGGAGGTGGTTTTGGAGGAGGTGGTGGTGCCGGTGGCGGTGGAGGTTTTGGAGGTGGAAGTGGTGGAGGATTTGGAGGGGGACATGGAATTGGTGGTGGCATAGGAGGTGGAGGTGGAGCTGGTGGTGGATTTGGTAAAGGTGGCGGAATTGGTGGTGGATTTGGTAAGGGTGGCGGAATTGGTGGTGGAGTCGGAGGAGGCGCTGGCGGTGGCGGTGGACTAGGTGGTGGCATTGGAAAAGGTGGAGGCCTAGGAG GTGGTGCTGGTGGAGGGTTTGGAAAAGGTGGCGGACTTGGTGGTGGCATTGGGAAAGGTGGAGGCCTAG GTGGTGGTGCTGGTGGAGGGTTTGGCAAAGGTGGCGGGCTTGGTGGCGGCATTGGAAAAGGTGGAGGCTTAGGTGGTGGAGTAGGAGGTGGTGCTGGTGGAGGGTTTGGTAAGGGCGGCGGACTTGGCGGTGGCATTGGAAAGGGTGGAGGCTTAGGTGGTGGTGCTGGTGGAGGATTCGGTAAGGGTGGAGGGCTTGGTGGTGGTGCTGGAGGAGGGTTTGGTAAAGGCGGTGGAATTGGCAAAGGTGGAGGACTTGGTGGTGGTGCTGGAGGAGGATTTGGTAAGGGTGGTGGAGCTGGAGGAGGGTTCGGTAAAGGCGGCGGATTTGGTGGTGGAGCAGGAGGTGGTGCTGGTGGCGGCTTTGGAAAAGGTGGAGGTGGAGGTGGAGGCTTCGGTGGTGGCTTTGGAAAAGGTTTTGGAGGAGGAATAGGTGGTGGCTCAGGTGGTGGATTTGGAGGCGGGTTCGGTGGTGGTGGCGGTGCCGGAGGGGGCTTTGGTGGTGGCGGCGGCTTTGGTGGAGGTGGTGGCGGCGGAATTGGACACCACTAA
- the LOC120092532 gene encoding glycine-rich cell wall structural protein isoform X3, with amino-acid sequence MASGFKRVALLSLLCFHVIVYSNNVVAKEDGKEEKFLFFGKSGGLGGGFGGGGGGGFGGGGGFGGGGGAGGGGGFGGGSGGGFGGGHGIGGGIGGGGGAGGGFGKGGGIGGGFGKGGGIGGGVGGGAGGGGGLGGGIGKGGGLGGGAGGGFGKGGGLGGGIGKGGGLGGGAGGGFGKGGGLGGGIGKGGGLGGGVGGGAGGGFGKGGGLGGGIGKGGGLGGGAGGGFGKGGGLGGGAGGGFGKGGGIGKGGGLGGGAGGGFGKGGGAGGGFGKGGGFGGGAGGGAGGGFGKGGGGGGGFGGGFGKGFGGGIGGGSGGGFGGGFGGGGGAGGGFGGGGGFGGGGGGGIGHH; translated from the exons ATGGCAAGTGGCTTCAAGCGAGTGGCTTTGTTATCTTTGTTGTGTTTTCATGTTATTGTCTACTCCAACAATGTGGTTGCCAAGGAAGATGGAAAGGAAGAAAAGTTTCTCTTCTTTGGGAAGAGTGGTGGACTAGGGGGTGGATTTGGTGGTGGAGGAGGTGGTGGATTTGGTGGAGGAGGTGGTTTTGGAGGAGGTGGTGGTGCCGGTGGCGGTGGAGGTTTTGGAGGTGGAAGTGGTGGAGGATTTGGAGGGGGACATGGAATTGGTGGTGGCATAGGAGGTGGAGGTGGAGCTGGTGGTGGATTTGGTAAAGGTGGCGGAATTGGTGGTGGATTTGGTAAGGGTGGCGGAATTGGTGGTGGAGTCGGAGGAGGCGCTGGCGGTGGCGGTGGACTAGGTGGTGGCATTGGAAAAGGTGGAGGCCTAGGAG GTGGTGCTGGTGGAGGGTTTGGAAAAGGTGGCGGACTTG GTGGCGGCATTGGAAAAGGAGGAGGCTTAGGTGGTGGTGCTGGTGGAGGGTTTGGCAAAGGTGGCGGGCTTGGTGGCGGCATTGGAAAAGGTGGAGGCTTAGGTGGTGGAGTAGGAGGTGGTGCTGGTGGAGGGTTTGGTAAGGGCGGCGGACTTGGCGGTGGCATTGGAAAGGGTGGAGGCTTAGGTGGTGGTGCTGGTGGAGGATTCGGTAAGGGTGGAGGGCTTGGTGGTGGTGCTGGAGGAGGGTTTGGTAAAGGCGGTGGAATTGGCAAAGGTGGAGGACTTGGTGGTGGTGCTGGAGGAGGATTTGGTAAGGGTGGTGGAGCTGGAGGAGGGTTCGGTAAAGGCGGCGGATTTGGTGGTGGAGCAGGAGGTGGTGCTGGTGGCGGCTTTGGAAAAGGTGGAGGTGGAGGTGGAGGCTTCGGTGGTGGCTTTGGAAAAGGTTTTGGAGGAGGAATAGGTGGTGGCTCAGGTGGTGGATTTGGAGGCGGGTTCGGTGGTGGTGGCGGTGCCGGAGGGGGCTTTGGTGGTGGCGGCGGCTTTGGTGGAGGTGGTGGCGGCGGAATTGGACACCACTAA
- the LOC120092532 gene encoding glycine-rich cell wall structural protein isoform X1, translating to MASGFKRVALLSLLCFHVIVYSNNVVAKEDGKEEKFLFFGKSGGLGGGFGGGGGGGFGGGGGFGGGGGAGGGGGFGGGSGGGFGGGHGIGGGIGGGGGAGGGFGKGGGIGGGFGKGGGIGGGVGGGAGGGGGLGGGIGKGGGLGGGAGGGFGKGGGAGGGFGKGGGLGGGIGKGGGLGGGVGGGAGGGFGKGGGLGGGVGGGAGGGFGKGGGLGGGIGKGGGLGGGAGGGFGKGGGLGGGIGKGGGLGGGVGGGAGGGFGKGGGLGGGIGKGGGLGGGAGGGFGKGGGLGGGAGGGFGKGGGIGKGGGLGGGAGGGFGKGGGAGGGFGKGGGFGGGAGGGAGGGFGKGGGGGGGFGGGFGKGFGGGIGGGSGGGFGGGFGGGGGAGGGFGGGGGFGGGGGGGIGHH from the exons ATGGCAAGTGGCTTCAAGCGAGTGGCTTTGTTATCTTTGTTGTGTTTTCATGTTATTGTCTACTCCAACAATGTGGTTGCCAAGGAAGATGGAAAGGAAGAAAAGTTTCTCTTCTTTGGGAAGAGTGGTGGACTAGGGGGTGGATTTGGTGGTGGAGGAGGTGGTGGATTTGGTGGAGGAGGTGGTTTTGGAGGAGGTGGTGGTGCCGGTGGCGGTGGAGGTTTTGGAGGTGGAAGTGGTGGAGGATTTGGAGGGGGACATGGAATTGGTGGTGGCATAGGAGGTGGAGGTGGAGCTGGTGGTGGATTTGGTAAAGGTGGCGGAATTGGTGGTGGATTTGGTAAGGGTGGCGGAATTGGTGGTGGAGTCGGAGGAGGCGCTGGCGGTGGCGGTGGACTAGGTGGTGGCATTGGAAAAGGTGGAGGCCTAGGAGGTGGTGCTGGAGGTGGGTTTGGTAAAGGTGGTGGTGCTGGTGGAGGGTTTGGAAAGGGTGGCGGACTCGGTGGTGGCATTGGAAAAGGTGGAGGCTTAGGTGGCGGAGTTGGAGGTGGTGCTGGTGGAGGGTTTGGTAAAGGTGGAGGCCTAGGTGGTGGAGTAGGAGGTGGTGCTGGTGGAGGGTTTGGAAAAGGTGGCGGACTTGGTGGTGGCATTGGGAAAGGTGGAGGCCTAG GTGGTGGTGCTGGTGGAGGGTTTGGCAAAGGTGGCGGGCTTGGTGGCGGCATTGGAAAAGGTGGAGGCTTAGGTGGTGGAGTAGGAGGTGGTGCTGGTGGAGGGTTTGGTAAGGGCGGCGGACTTGGCGGTGGCATTGGAAAGGGTGGAGGCTTAGGTGGTGGTGCTGGTGGAGGATTCGGTAAGGGTGGAGGGCTTGGTGGTGGTGCTGGAGGAGGGTTTGGTAAAGGCGGTGGAATTGGCAAAGGTGGAGGACTTGGTGGTGGTGCTGGAGGAGGATTTGGTAAGGGTGGTGGAGCTGGAGGAGGGTTCGGTAAAGGCGGCGGATTTGGTGGTGGAGCAGGAGGTGGTGCTGGTGGCGGCTTTGGAAAAGGTGGAGGTGGAGGTGGAGGCTTCGGTGGTGGCTTTGGAAAAGGTTTTGGAGGAGGAATAGGTGGTGGCTCAGGTGGTGGATTTGGAGGCGGGTTCGGTGGTGGTGGCGGTGCCGGAGGGGGCTTTGGTGGTGGCGGCGGCTTTGGTGGAGGTGGTGGCGGCGGAATTGGACACCACTAA
- the LOC120092532 gene encoding glycine-rich cell wall structural protein isoform X2 — MASGFKRVALLSLLCFHVIVYSNNVVAKEDGKEEKFLFFGKSGGLGGGFGGGGGGGFGGGGGFGGGGGAGGGGGFGGGSGGGFGGGHGIGGGIGGGGGAGGGFGKGGGIGGGFGKGGGIGGGVGGGAGGGGGLGGGIGKGGGLGGGAGGGFGKGGGAGGGFGKGGGLGGGIGKGGGLGGGVGGGAGGGFGKGGGLGGGVGGGAGGGFGKGGGLGGGIGKGGGLGGGAGGGFGKGGGLGGGIGKGGGLGGGVGGGAGGGFGKGGGLGGGIGKGGGLGGGAGGGFGKGGGLGGGAGGGFGKGGGIGKGGGLGGGAGGGFGKGGGAGGGFGKGGGFGGGAGGGAGGGFGKGGGGGGGFGGGFGKGFGGGIGGGSGGGFGGGFGGGGGAGGGFGGGGGFGGGGGGGIGHH; from the exons ATGGCAAGTGGCTTCAAGCGAGTGGCTTTGTTATCTTTGTTGTGTTTTCATGTTATTGTCTACTCCAACAATGTGGTTGCCAAGGAAGATGGAAAGGAAGAAAAGTTTCTCTTCTTTGGGAAGAGTGGTGGACTAGGGGGTGGATTTGGTGGTGGAGGAGGTGGTGGATTTGGTGGAGGAGGTGGTTTTGGAGGAGGTGGTGGTGCCGGTGGCGGTGGAGGTTTTGGAGGTGGAAGTGGTGGAGGATTTGGAGGGGGACATGGAATTGGTGGTGGCATAGGAGGTGGAGGTGGAGCTGGTGGTGGATTTGGTAAAGGTGGCGGAATTGGTGGTGGATTTGGTAAGGGTGGCGGAATTGGTGGTGGAGTCGGAGGAGGCGCTGGCGGTGGCGGTGGACTAGGTGGTGGCATTGGAAAAGGTGGAGGCCTAGGAGGTGGTGCTGGAGGTGGGTTTGGTAAAGGTGGTGGTGCTGGTGGAGGGTTTGGAAAGGGTGGCGGACTCGGTGGTGGCATTGGAAAAGGTGGAGGCTTAGGTGGCGGAGTTGGAGGTGGTGCTGGTGGAGGGTTTGGTAAAGGTGGAGGCCTAGGTGGTGGAGTAGGAGGTGGTGCTGGTGGAGGGTTTGGAAAAGGTGGCGGACTTG GTGGCGGCATTGGAAAAGGAGGAGGCTTAGGTGGTGGTGCTGGTGGAGGGTTTGGCAAAGGTGGCGGGCTTGGTGGCGGCATTGGAAAAGGTGGAGGCTTAGGTGGTGGAGTAGGAGGTGGTGCTGGTGGAGGGTTTGGTAAGGGCGGCGGACTTGGCGGTGGCATTGGAAAGGGTGGAGGCTTAGGTGGTGGTGCTGGTGGAGGATTCGGTAAGGGTGGAGGGCTTGGTGGTGGTGCTGGAGGAGGGTTTGGTAAAGGCGGTGGAATTGGCAAAGGTGGAGGACTTGGTGGTGGTGCTGGAGGAGGATTTGGTAAGGGTGGTGGAGCTGGAGGAGGGTTCGGTAAAGGCGGCGGATTTGGTGGTGGAGCAGGAGGTGGTGCTGGTGGCGGCTTTGGAAAAGGTGGAGGTGGAGGTGGAGGCTTCGGTGGTGGCTTTGGAAAAGGTTTTGGAGGAGGAATAGGTGGTGGCTCAGGTGGTGGATTTGGAGGCGGGTTCGGTGGTGGTGGCGGTGCCGGAGGGGGCTTTGGTGGTGGCGGCGGCTTTGGTGGAGGTGGTGGCGGCGGAATTGGACACCACTAA